In Helicobacter anatolicus, a single genomic region encodes these proteins:
- a CDS encoding phospholipase D-like domain-containing protein: MLHKIIMLCLFFCISLHADEIYFMPYEKKEALMALQKQILSAKKSIKIAIFSFTNKELAKVLKQQAQKGVQISIIYDLDSNYNSPYSTIGYLAKLQNINACTLQGLENKKGVKKYHGIMHQKLVIIDEEFVVLGSANWSKNAFENNYENLLITNQKNIVQKANYYYTKMLKSCKPF, from the coding sequence ATGTTGCATAAAATTATAATGCTATGTTTATTTTTTTGTATTTCCTTGCATGCGGATGAAATTTATTTTATGCCATATGAAAAAAAAGAAGCTTTAATGGCACTGCAAAAGCAGATTTTAAGTGCTAAAAAAAGTATTAAAATTGCTATTTTTAGTTTTACAAATAAGGAGTTGGCAAAAGTATTAAAACAGCAAGCTCAAAAAGGTGTGCAAATTTCTATTATTTATGATTTAGATTCTAATTATAATAGTCCTTATTCTACTATTGGATATTTAGCAAAATTACAAAATATTAATGCTTGTACACTTCAAGGTCTAGAAAATAAAAAAGGTGTAAAAAAATACCATGGTATTATGCATCAAAAGCTTGTAATTATTGATGAAGAGTTTGTAGTCCTTGGTTCGGCAAATTGGAGTAAAAATGCCTTTGAAAATAATTATGAAAATCTTTTGATTACAAATCAAAAAAATATTGTGCAAAAGGCAAATTATTACTATACAAAAATGCTTAAATCTTGCAAGCCTTTTTAG
- a CDS encoding GatB/YqeY domain-containing protein has product MNTIREKINQDLKEAMKNGDSFKRDTLRLLNSAFKQVEVDQRITLKDSDIIKILKTAYKQRDDAAMAYKNAGRNDLFEKEIKEMEIITSYLPEQLDDAALKKAIEEIITSLNAGSKDMGRVMQEAKKLNADGKRISSMVKELLQKA; this is encoded by the coding sequence ATGAACACAATTAGAGAAAAAATTAACCAAGATTTAAAAGAAGCAATGAAAAATGGAGATAGCTTTAAACGTGACACCTTAAGACTACTAAATAGCGCATTTAAGCAAGTAGAAGTTGACCAAAGAATCACTCTTAAAGATTCTGATATTATTAAAATTTTAAAAACTGCATACAAACAACGCGATGATGCAGCCATGGCCTATAAAAATGCAGGAAGAAACGATCTTTTTGAAAAAGAAATCAAAGAAATGGAAATTATTACCTCTTATCTTCCTGAACAACTTGATGATGCAGCACTAAAAAAAGCAATTGAAGAAATTATCACTTCTCTCAATGCAGGATCAAAAGACATGGGAAGGGTGATGCAAGAAGCAAAAAAACTTAATGCAGATGGAAAAAGAATTTCCTCTATGGTAAAAGAACTACTTCAAAAAGCTTAA